A DNA window from Rossellomorea marisflavi contains the following coding sequences:
- a CDS encoding efflux RND transporter permease subunit: MNSIINFVLKNKFAVWLMTIIIIVAGLYSGFNMKLETLPNINTPVVTITTVYPGATPEDVADKVSEPIEQRVQNLNGVSVVSSTSYQNASAVQIEYKYSKDMDEAKREVEDAVSDISFPDEVNDPEVSRLSLNAFPVIALSVSDENQSLSELTKTVEDTIIPEFEGLDGVASVQASGQEVQEGQIVFDQDKLDQYGLTEDTVKNIIQGSDISQPLGLYTFDDTQKSVLVDGNITTVKDLENVKIPLVPSGDAGSAQQGMGGAEGQSPQAQAPQAQQGQQPAAPQQGAEMKIPTVKLSEIADIKVKGEAESISKTNGKESIGLQVVKTADANTVDVVNAVKDQMKKFEKDIDGVELTSTFDQGEPIEESVSTMLNKALFGAIFAVIIILLFLRDIKSTIISVISIPLSLLIAILLLKEMDITLNIMTLGAMTVAIGRVIDDSIVVVENIYRRMALPGEKLKGKELIREATKEMFVPIMSSTIVTIAVFLPLGLVQGMIGELFLPFALTIVFALLASLLVAVTVVPMLAHTMFKPGSSKKKHVEKPSRMANGYKRILNWTLNHKIITSVLAIAMLVGSLFLVPKIGVSFLPGDEEKMIMATFKPEPGQTREDVAKIADEAESYLQSRKGADTIQYSVGSENPMSPGSTNDAIFFVSYDEDTKNFSDEKEKVIKHLQETTSKGEWASQDFSASAGSNEISVYVYGDSVKDIEPVVKDLQKKMEDKGDYKKVKNSLAESYEEYSFVADQEKLSELGLTAGQIAMELSQDRQRPVLTTIQKDGEDVDIYLDAPKESYKDINDLKDKTIQSPLGMEVKISDVVKIEEGETSDTLSRRDGKVYANVSGELKSDDVSKASQDLQKDIDDMDIPSGIDVNMGGVTQDIQESFTQLGLAMLAAIAIVYLILVITFGGGLAPFAILFSLPFTVIGALVGLLIAGETISISSLIGALMLIGIVVTNAIVLVDRVIHKENEGMSTRDALLEAGATRLRPILMTAIATIGALFPLALGLEGSGLISKGLGVTVIGGLTSSTLLTLVIVPIVYEILMKIKRKVTRKAKAE; this comes from the coding sequence GTGAATAGTATCATCAATTTTGTGCTGAAAAACAAATTCGCCGTTTGGTTGATGACGATCATCATCATCGTGGCGGGCTTGTATTCAGGCTTCAACATGAAGCTTGAAACATTGCCGAATATCAATACGCCTGTTGTCACCATCACGACGGTTTATCCAGGCGCGACACCGGAAGATGTGGCGGATAAAGTATCCGAACCCATCGAGCAGCGCGTCCAGAATCTGAACGGGGTGAGCGTCGTCAGCTCTACTTCGTACCAAAATGCTTCGGCCGTTCAGATTGAATATAAGTATTCCAAAGACATGGATGAAGCAAAGAGGGAAGTGGAAGATGCCGTTTCTGATATCTCCTTCCCTGACGAGGTCAACGACCCTGAGGTATCAAGGCTCAGCCTGAATGCCTTCCCGGTCATCGCCCTCAGCGTATCGGATGAGAATCAATCCCTGTCTGAATTGACGAAGACAGTGGAAGACACCATCATCCCTGAATTTGAAGGTCTTGATGGGGTTGCTTCCGTTCAAGCTTCCGGTCAGGAAGTGCAAGAAGGTCAAATCGTATTCGATCAGGATAAACTTGACCAATACGGACTGACAGAAGATACGGTGAAGAACATCATCCAAGGGTCAGACATTTCCCAGCCTCTCGGACTTTATACGTTCGATGATACTCAAAAGTCCGTCCTTGTTGACGGGAACATCACGACCGTCAAAGACCTTGAAAACGTGAAGATCCCGCTTGTCCCTTCTGGTGACGCGGGAAGTGCGCAGCAGGGGATGGGCGGTGCGGAAGGACAGTCTCCGCAGGCTCAAGCGCCTCAAGCACAGCAAGGGCAGCAGCCTGCAGCTCCTCAGCAGGGAGCAGAGATGAAGATCCCAACGGTGAAGCTGTCTGAAATCGCCGACATCAAGGTGAAAGGTGAAGCTGAATCAATCTCGAAAACCAATGGCAAGGAATCCATCGGGCTTCAGGTTGTAAAAACAGCTGATGCCAATACGGTGGATGTCGTCAATGCCGTGAAAGATCAGATGAAGAAGTTTGAGAAAGATATCGATGGTGTTGAACTGACGTCAACGTTTGACCAGGGTGAACCAATCGAAGAGTCCGTCAGTACGATGTTGAATAAAGCATTGTTCGGGGCGATCTTCGCCGTCATCATCATCCTGCTGTTCCTTCGGGATATCAAGTCAACGATCATTTCCGTCATTTCCATCCCGCTTTCCTTGTTGATTGCGATTCTTCTCCTGAAGGAAATGGATATCACATTGAACATCATGACGCTCGGAGCCATGACAGTGGCAATCGGCCGTGTCATCGATGACTCCATCGTTGTCGTAGAAAATATTTATCGCCGTATGGCCCTGCCGGGTGAAAAACTGAAAGGCAAAGAACTGATCCGGGAAGCAACGAAGGAAATGTTCGTGCCGATCATGTCTTCAACGATCGTAACGATTGCCGTGTTCCTTCCACTCGGACTGGTCCAGGGAATGATCGGGGAACTATTCCTTCCGTTCGCTTTGACCATCGTATTCGCCCTATTGGCATCACTCCTCGTGGCTGTGACCGTCGTACCGATGCTGGCCCACACGATGTTCAAGCCGGGGTCATCAAAGAAAAAACATGTGGAAAAACCAAGCCGTATGGCCAATGGATACAAGCGAATCCTGAACTGGACGCTGAATCATAAAATCATTACCTCGGTCCTTGCCATCGCCATGCTCGTAGGAAGCCTCTTCCTCGTGCCGAAGATCGGCGTGAGCTTCCTTCCTGGTGATGAAGAGAAGATGATCATGGCTACATTCAAACCGGAGCCGGGTCAGACCCGTGAAGATGTGGCGAAAATCGCCGATGAAGCAGAAAGCTATCTTCAAAGCCGAAAAGGCGCAGACACCATCCAATACTCTGTCGGAAGCGAGAATCCGATGAGTCCTGGAAGCACGAACGATGCCATTTTCTTCGTATCGTACGATGAAGATACAAAGAATTTCTCTGATGAGAAAGAAAAGGTCATCAAGCATCTTCAGGAAACCACCTCCAAAGGGGAGTGGGCATCACAGGACTTCTCTGCAAGTGCCGGAAGCAATGAGATCTCCGTTTATGTGTACGGTGATTCCGTGAAGGACATCGAACCTGTCGTCAAAGATCTTCAGAAAAAGATGGAAGACAAAGGCGACTACAAAAAAGTGAAGAACTCCCTTGCTGAATCGTACGAAGAGTACTCCTTCGTAGCCGATCAGGAGAAACTGAGCGAGCTTGGGCTCACAGCGGGCCAAATCGCCATGGAGCTCAGTCAGGACCGTCAGCGCCCTGTGCTGACCACCATCCAGAAAGACGGGGAAGATGTGGATATCTACCTCGATGCACCGAAGGAAAGCTATAAAGATATCAACGACCTGAAAGATAAAACGATTCAATCTCCACTCGGTATGGAAGTGAAGATCAGCGATGTCGTGAAGATCGAAGAAGGTGAAACATCCGATACCCTCTCAAGACGTGACGGGAAAGTTTACGCCAATGTAAGCGGTGAGCTGAAGTCGGATGATGTATCAAAAGCCTCTCAAGACCTTCAAAAAGACATTGATGATATGGATATTCCATCTGGAATCGATGTGAATATGGGTGGGGTCACCCAGGACATCCAAGAATCCTTTACACAGCTCGGCCTTGCGATGCTGGCAGCCATTGCGATCGTGTATCTGATCCTTGTCATCACATTCGGTGGAGGACTTGCGCCATTTGCCATCCTGTTCTCCTTGCCGTTCACAGTGATCGGTGCCCTTGTCGGCCTGTTGATCGCTGGTGAGACCATCAGTATTTCCTCCCTGATCGGAGCATTGATGCTGATTGGAATCGTCGTAACCAACGCCATTGTCCTTGTCGATCGTGTCATTCACAAAGAGAATGAAGGAATGTCTACGCGTGATGCCCTGCTCGAAGCAGGTGCAACCCGTCTACGTCCGATTCTCATGACGGCTATCGCGACAATCGGGGCACTCTTCCCGCTCGCTCTAGGCCTTGAAGGAAGCGGATTGATTTCCAAAGGTCTCGGTGTGACAGTCATCGGTGGATTGACAAGTTCAACCCTCCTGACCCTTGTGATCGTACCAATCGTGTATGAGATCCTCATGAAGATCAAACGCAAGGTAACGAGAAAAGCCAAAGCGGAATAA
- a CDS encoding oxidoreductase, translating to MEGKVALIAGATGMVGSRLVRLLLDSPRYDKVISFVRRESGVVHEKLDERVQSLDDMRLDPGETIDDVYCCLGTTIKKAKTQEAFKRVDHGYPLQLAELGKTHGAKQFLLISSMGADVDSRFFYSRVKGMTERDVTALGYSTLHIFRPSLLLGERAEFRFGEKMGEAASRLLQPFMRGKLKKYRSIEGIQVARGMLSAASGHWDRNVLIWESDAIQEL from the coding sequence ATGGAAGGAAAAGTCGCTCTCATTGCCGGGGCAACGGGGATGGTAGGTTCCAGGCTGGTCAGGCTGCTCCTTGATTCTCCCCGTTACGATAAGGTCATCTCATTTGTCAGGAGAGAGTCCGGGGTCGTCCATGAAAAGCTGGATGAACGGGTGCAATCATTGGACGATATGAGATTGGATCCTGGTGAGACAATCGATGATGTTTACTGCTGCCTCGGAACAACGATCAAGAAAGCCAAGACCCAGGAGGCATTCAAGAGAGTCGATCATGGATATCCGCTACAGCTTGCAGAACTCGGAAAAACCCACGGGGCAAAACAATTCCTGTTGATTTCTTCAATGGGAGCCGATGTGGACTCACGCTTTTTCTATAGTCGTGTAAAAGGGATGACAGAGAGGGATGTCACGGCATTGGGGTATTCAACCCTTCACATTTTCAGGCCGTCCCTGCTTCTTGGAGAACGGGCCGAGTTCCGTTTTGGGGAAAAGATGGGGGAAGCGGCATCGCGGCTCCTTCAGCCCTTCATGAGGGGGAAGTTGAAAAAATACCGGAGCATCGAAGGGATCCAGGTGGCAAGGGGGATGCTGTCAGCTGCAAGCGGCCATTGGGATCGCAATGTTTTAATATGGGAATCAGATGCCATTCAGGAACTGTGA
- a CDS encoding YebC/PmpR family DNA-binding transcriptional regulator produces MGRKWNNIKEKKASKDANTSRIYAKFGREIYVVAKQGEPDPDLNQALKFTLERAKTYNVPKHIIDRAIEKAKGGSDENYDELRYEGFGPNGSMVIVDALTNNVNRTASEVRAAFGKNGGNMGVSGSVAYMFDATAVIGIEGKSEDDVLEILMEADVDARDIIAEEDAVIVYADPDQFHAVQEAFKAAGISEFSVAELTMLAQNDVELPEDAKAQFEKMIDALEDLEDVQQVYHNVDLGE; encoded by the coding sequence ATGGGACGTAAATGGAATAATATCAAGGAAAAGAAGGCGTCCAAGGATGCCAATACAAGCAGGATCTATGCTAAATTCGGCCGTGAGATCTATGTGGTGGCCAAACAAGGAGAGCCGGATCCGGATTTGAATCAGGCACTGAAGTTCACCCTTGAGCGTGCGAAGACGTACAACGTACCGAAACATATCATCGACCGTGCCATTGAGAAAGCAAAGGGCGGTTCCGATGAGAATTATGATGAGCTCCGCTATGAAGGCTTCGGCCCTAACGGTTCCATGGTCATTGTCGATGCCTTGACCAATAATGTGAACCGTACAGCATCCGAAGTGCGTGCGGCTTTCGGCAAAAACGGCGGGAACATGGGTGTGAGTGGATCGGTTGCTTACATGTTTGATGCGACAGCTGTTATCGGGATCGAAGGCAAGTCAGAAGATGACGTTCTTGAAATCTTGATGGAAGCGGATGTAGATGCCCGCGACATCATCGCGGAAGAAGATGCGGTGATCGTGTATGCCGATCCCGATCAATTCCATGCCGTACAGGAAGCATTCAAGGCAGCAGGCATTTCGGAATTCTCCGTGGCCGAGCTGACCATGCTTGCGCAGAACGATGTAGAACTTCCTGAAGATGCAAAGGCGCAGTTCGAGAAAATGATCGATGCTCTCGAAGACCTTGAAGATGTTCAACAGGTTTATCATAACGTTGATCTAGGTGAATAA
- the gntK gene encoding gluconokinase, whose product MIGVDIGTTSTKAVLYNEKGEAIERHGIEYPLHTPVPGVAEQDPEEIFQAVIYCIKEVAGRTEEEISFVSFSSAMHSLILVDEENGLLTRSITWADNRSSEWAEKIKHEMNGMEIYQRTGTPIHPMSPLVKLAWLRHDEPELFEKAAKFISIKEFIFHRLFDKYVIDYSIASATGMFHLEDLDWDEEALEIAGVKKNQLSTPVSTTTSLTGLQGNYAELLGIDAETPFYVGASDGVLSNLGVNAIESGVVAVTIGTSGAIRAVTDRPITDPKGRIFCYALTDKHWIIGGPVNNGGMIFRWVKEELATAEVDAAGRLGLEPYEVLTALASKVNPGADGLIFHPYMAGERAPLWNAKARGSFFGLAMHHKKEHMVRAVLEGIVMNLYSVLQALEELIGTPVRVQATGGFARSELWRQMLADIFNQEVFVPESFESSCLGAVVLGMVDQGWMGSLEEVRSMVGSVHSHRPEPEAVKVYQELMPIFSRLPALLAPEYDAISDFQARRIDS is encoded by the coding sequence ATGATAGGTGTCGATATTGGAACCACCAGTACGAAAGCTGTACTTTACAATGAAAAAGGCGAGGCGATCGAGCGTCATGGAATCGAGTATCCCCTTCACACTCCGGTTCCGGGAGTGGCAGAACAGGATCCCGAAGAGATCTTCCAGGCGGTCATCTACTGCATCAAGGAAGTAGCAGGAAGGACAGAGGAAGAGATCTCGTTCGTATCGTTCAGTTCCGCCATGCACAGTCTCATCCTGGTAGATGAGGAAAACGGCCTGCTGACCAGATCCATTACCTGGGCGGATAACCGCAGCAGTGAATGGGCGGAAAAGATCAAGCACGAGATGAACGGAATGGAGATTTACCAAAGGACCGGTACGCCGATCCATCCGATGTCCCCCCTTGTGAAACTTGCTTGGCTCCGTCATGATGAGCCCGAGCTTTTTGAAAAAGCAGCGAAGTTCATTTCCATCAAGGAATTCATCTTCCACCGTTTGTTCGACAAGTATGTGATCGATTATTCAATCGCTTCTGCCACGGGGATGTTTCATCTTGAAGATCTTGACTGGGATGAAGAAGCTCTCGAGATCGCAGGGGTTAAAAAGAATCAGTTGTCTACACCGGTTTCTACCACTACGAGTCTGACCGGACTTCAGGGGAATTACGCCGAACTCCTCGGGATCGATGCAGAGACACCGTTTTACGTAGGAGCGAGCGATGGCGTCCTTTCAAATCTCGGTGTGAACGCCATCGAGAGCGGGGTCGTCGCCGTAACGATCGGGACAAGTGGTGCGATCCGCGCCGTCACCGATCGTCCCATCACGGATCCAAAAGGGCGGATCTTCTGCTACGCGCTTACCGATAAGCATTGGATCATCGGAGGACCGGTAAACAATGGCGGCATGATCTTCCGCTGGGTGAAGGAAGAGCTCGCCACAGCCGAAGTGGACGCTGCCGGCAGACTTGGCCTGGAGCCTTATGAGGTGTTGACGGCCCTTGCCTCCAAAGTGAATCCGGGAGCGGACGGCCTGATCTTCCATCCGTATATGGCAGGAGAAAGGGCACCTCTCTGGAACGCAAAAGCACGGGGATCCTTCTTCGGACTTGCCATGCACCATAAAAAGGAGCATATGGTCAGGGCGGTCCTTGAAGGAATCGTCATGAATCTGTACAGCGTCCTTCAGGCGCTGGAAGAATTGATCGGGACCCCTGTTCGCGTGCAGGCAACCGGTGGCTTTGCCCGATCCGAACTGTGGAGGCAGATGCTCGCCGATATCTTCAATCAGGAAGTATTCGTCCCGGAAAGCTTTGAAAGCTCGTGCCTTGGTGCTGTCGTCCTCGGGATGGTGGATCAGGGATGGATGGGATCATTGGAAGAAGTGCGCTCCATGGTGGGTAGCGTTCATTCCCACCGACCTGAACCCGAGGCGGTGAAAGTGTATCAGGAGCTGATGCCGATCTTCTCGCGTCTGCCAGCGCTCCTTGCACCGGAATACGATGCCATCAGTGATTTTCAGGCAAGAAGGATCGATTCATAA
- a CDS encoding TetR/AcrR family transcriptional regulator translates to MKEKEKLIIETSMKLFANKGFNATSVQEIVEECHISKGAFYLYFKSKDALLFAIMEHYFQMIYTSINEVEHADLPPYDKFQKQLERQLTEVSRHKEFIVMQIRENAIPFNEKIESLLMEMKRESYHLYSRRLYEIYGPPIEPYIWDATMMIHGFFHSYLETIILDQIPLDFAYLSTFVLRRMDDMVEGLIKSGDEPVMRKERMETLLHVEKAQLCSLIGEASSKTEDENTRVSLDVIKEELEKEEPRKVVIKGMMANLESDPSLRPLLSALKEYTV, encoded by the coding sequence ATGAAAGAAAAAGAAAAATTGATCATCGAAACGTCGATGAAGCTGTTTGCCAACAAAGGATTCAACGCTACCTCTGTTCAGGAGATCGTTGAGGAATGCCATATATCCAAAGGTGCCTTTTACTTATATTTCAAATCGAAGGATGCCCTCCTTTTTGCCATCATGGAGCATTATTTCCAGATGATCTATACAAGCATCAATGAAGTCGAGCACGCTGACCTTCCTCCCTATGATAAATTCCAGAAGCAGCTGGAACGCCAATTGACGGAGGTATCGAGACATAAAGAGTTCATCGTCATGCAGATCAGGGAAAATGCCATCCCCTTCAATGAAAAGATCGAATCTTTGTTGATGGAGATGAAACGGGAGTCCTACCACCTTTATTCACGGAGGCTTTATGAGATCTACGGTCCTCCGATCGAGCCATATATTTGGGATGCCACGATGATGATCCATGGCTTTTTCCATTCTTACCTTGAGACCATCATCCTAGACCAGATCCCTCTTGATTTCGCGTATTTATCCACCTTCGTGTTGAGAAGGATGGATGATATGGTGGAGGGGCTGATCAAGAGTGGAGATGAGCCCGTCATGCGCAAAGAGCGCATGGAGACACTCCTGCACGTGGAGAAAGCACAACTCTGTTCCTTGATCGGTGAAGCATCAAGCAAGACGGAAGACGAGAATACCCGCGTATCTCTTGACGTCATTAAAGAAGAACTCGAGAAAGAAGAACCTAGGAAGGTTGTCATCAAGGGCATGATGGCGAACTTGGAATCCGATCCTTCCCTGCGCCCCCTTCTGAGTGCTCTGAAGGAATATACGGTTTAA
- a CDS encoding MurR/RpiR family transcriptional regulator translates to MSQEHQHCLARIRAHYPQFSTTEKKIADFILKRPEETIHSSINGLSDRLGVADSTVFRFCKRVGFKGFQAMKIALASEIMKNSSHERLDEGDTPTSIASKVFRSNCKTIEDTLVILDEGDLMKAVQAMETARSIEFFGSGGSGIVALDGYHKFIRTGLKVHATLDSHIQLMAASQMTSEDCAIFISHSGSTKDILHILDIVKSTGATTIGITNFAKSPLSQQVDIPLFTVSEDSDYRNEALSSRIAQLTLIDTLYANLLQIRETKGQESIRKMQEAIKSKRG, encoded by the coding sequence ATGAGCCAAGAGCACCAGCACTGCCTCGCCAGGATCCGTGCACATTATCCTCAATTCAGCACAACCGAAAAAAAGATCGCCGACTTCATCCTGAAGAGACCGGAAGAAACCATCCATTCTTCCATTAACGGACTATCAGATCGGTTAGGTGTCGCCGACTCGACCGTGTTCCGCTTTTGCAAGCGTGTCGGATTCAAAGGATTCCAAGCCATGAAGATCGCCCTTGCATCCGAGATCATGAAGAATTCTTCCCACGAACGGCTCGACGAAGGGGATACCCCGACTTCCATCGCCTCAAAAGTATTCCGCTCCAACTGCAAAACGATCGAAGACACCCTCGTGATACTTGATGAAGGGGATCTGATGAAAGCCGTACAAGCCATGGAAACGGCACGTTCCATCGAGTTCTTCGGTAGCGGCGGATCAGGCATCGTAGCCCTTGACGGCTACCACAAATTCATCCGGACCGGGTTGAAAGTGCATGCGACCCTCGACTCCCACATCCAACTCATGGCAGCATCGCAAATGACCAGTGAAGACTGCGCGATCTTCATCTCCCATTCAGGTAGCACCAAGGATATCCTTCATATCCTCGACATCGTCAAAAGCACCGGAGCCACCACCATCGGGATCACGAACTTTGCCAAATCCCCTTTGAGCCAGCAGGTCGACATCCCCCTCTTTACCGTATCAGAGGATTCCGACTACAGGAACGAAGCACTCTCATCCAGGATCGCCCAGCTCACCCTGATCGACACCCTTTACGCCAACCTCCTGCAGATACGCGAAACCAAGGGGCAGGAATCCATCAGAAAAATGCAGGAAGCCATCAAGAGTAAGAGAGGGTGA